GGCGCCCTCCAGCAGCTCGTCGAGCTTGCTTTCCGCCAAGCCGAAGGTGCTGAAGGAGCGCGAGGCGAACTTCTGGTCCGGCGTACGAGCCGCCACCCACGGTACCAGCGACGCGGGCACCATCTCGCGCGTTTCGCGCGGCACGCCGGGAAAGCACGCCACGTGGCGGGTGGCGCCGTTCACCTCCACCGGGCACACGAAGCCGGCCGCGGTGCCGTTGGGGTTGGGAAAGATGGTGGAGCCCTCCGGAAACAATGCCTGCTTCCGGTTGTTGGGCGACATCTCCATCGCGCGGGCCCGGAACCGCTCCTCGATGGCGCGCAGCGACGGCTCGTCCAGCAACAGCTCGCGCCCGGCGAGCTTGGCCACGCACGCCGTCGTCAGGTCGTCCGCGGTGGGGCCCAGCCCGCCGGTGCACACCACCAGCTCGGCCTCGTCCAGCGCGCGGCGGAGTGCGCGGATGATGTCGTCTTCGTCGTCCACCACGGCGAAGCCCGCAACGGGCTGCACGCCGAGCGGCTTCAGCTCCGTCGCCAGGAAGCCGGAGTTGGTGTCGACCGTCAGCCCGCCGACGATCTCGTCGCCGATGGCGAGAAAGGCGGCTCTCACTTGCCGCGCATCGCCTGGAGGGCCCCCTTCACCATCGCGCGCGGCATGCGGGTGAGCCCGTTGAACTCGCCGCCGGAGCCGATCCACTCTCCGCCATCGATGGTCACCACCTCACCGTTGATGAACGGCGCTCCGTCCGACACCAGGAACGCGGCCAGGTTCGCCAGCTCGTCGTGCTCGCCGAAGCGGTTCATGGGGATGCGCGCCTTCGCCTCGGCCTCCAACTCGGGCGTGGGCATCAGCGCGTTCCATGCGCCCTCCGTCGGGAACGGGCCGGGGGCGATGGCGTTGCTGCGGATCTTGTACGTGGCCCACTCCACCGCCAGCGACCGCGTCATCGCCAGCACGCCCGCCTTAGCCGCCGCGGAGGGGACGACGAACGCCGACCCCGTCCACGCGTACGTGGTGACGATGTTCAGGATGCTTCCACCACGCCCGGCCTCGATCATCTTCCGGCCGACCGCGAGCGTGGCGTGAAACGTCCCGTTCAGCACCGTCTGCACGATGGCGTTGAAGCCGTTGGGCGACAGGTCTTCCGTGGCCGAAAGGAAGTTGCCGGCGGCGTTGTTCACCAGCACGTCGATACCGCCGAACCGCTCGGTCACCGCCGCCGCCATCTGTTCGACCTGGGCGAAGTCGCGCACGTCGCAGGGATGCGTGAAGATGCGCTCGCCGCCGGGGCTGATCTGCCCCGCGGCGTCCGCAAGCCGCTCGGCGCTGCGGCCGGTGATGGCCACGTTGGCGCCCAGCGCGGCGAACTTGCGTGACATCGACAGCCCCAGCCCCGACCCGCCACCCGTCACCAGCACCGTCTTGCCCGCCAGAAGATCGTCCCGGAACACGTGCCCTCGCTCGCCGTGGTGTGCGTGCCTCCTTCGCTGCCTGGGGTGACACTATCCCGCGGCCTTCCGGCGCGAAAGCCCGCCCGGCATGGCGCGGCGGCGTGCGGGGGCGCTAAATTTCGCCCCGGCAACCGCTTTCACGGCACATCCCGAGCTCCGATGCCCATCCCTCGTTCCTGGCGAGCCCCCCTGCTGGCCGCCCTGCTGGCCGTTTTTTCCGCCCCCGCTCTGCGCGCCCAGGTCACCATGGTTCCCGACACGGGGCTCACGGTGGTGCACCTGGTGATGGGGCAGGGCAAGATGGTGTGGGAAAAGTTCGGCCACGACGCCATCTGGATCCACGATCCGGCGGCGGGAACGGACCGCGTGTACAACTACGGAGTGTTCGACTTTGCCTCGCCGGGGTTCATGAGCCGCTTCATCGCGGGCAACCTGCTGTACGAGCTGGGCGTTTCCGACATCCAGAACACGCTGTACCAGTACGAGTACTTCAACCGCTCGGTGTGGGGGCAGGAGCTGAACCTGACGGCCGCGCAAAAGCGCGAGCTGCAGCGGCTGCTGGAGGTGAACGCGCTGCCACAGAACAAGGACTACCTGTACGACTACTATCGCGACAACTGCTCCACGCGCATCCGTGACGTGGTGGACCGGGTGATCGGCGGGCGGTTGCGGGCGGCGACGGAAGAGGTGCCCACCAACACGACGTACCGGTGGCACAGCGAGCGGCTGATCGCGGGTGACCCCGTTTCGTACACCGGCATCACGGGTGGGCTGGGGCCCGCGTCGGACCACAAGATCTCGCGCTGGGAAGAGATGTTCCTGCCCTTCAAGGTGCAGGAGCGGTTCCGCGAGGCGAAGGTGCTGGACGAGGCGGGGCGCGAGGTGCCGCTGGTGAAGCGCGAGTGGACGCTGATCGAGGCGCAGGGCCGCGCCGCCCCGCTGTCCAAGCCGCCGACGTGGACGCCGTGGTTCCTGGTGGCGGGGGTGCTGATCGGGGGGGCGCTGGTGGCCATGGGGCGCGCGGCGCCGCGCTCGGGGCTGGCGCGGATGGGCTTTGGCGCGGTGAGCGCGCTGTGGCTGCTGTTCGCGGGGGTAGGCGGATTCGTGCTGGTGTACCTGTGGGCGTTCACCAACCATCGCATCGCCTACGGCAACGAGAACATGCTGCAGCTGTCGCCGCTGGCGCTGCCGCTGATCCTGCTGGTGCCGTGCGTGGCGTATGGCGTACGGTGGGCGGCGCGGCCGGCGTGGGTGCTGGCGGCGGCGGTGGCGGCCCTCTCGGTGTTCGGATTCGTGGCGCAGGTGCTTCCCTGGCTGGACCAGCGCAACGCGCAGATGATCGCGCTGGCGCTGCCCATCAACCTGGCGCTGGCGTGGACGGTGCGGCGGTTGACGCGGGGGGCTCCTTCGGCTCGCTAGGCGCCTGCCCGCCCCCGCTGGGGCGACTAAAGTCGCGGCAACAACGGCACGAAGTCCGCCTGCGCGGACTGGGCGGGCCGGTCGAGTGCACGAAGCCGAGCCGAAGCGCAATCGAATTCTCCCCTCTCCCGCTTGCGGGAGAGGGGCCGGGGGAGAGGGCAGCCGGGGAATGCGCCGGAGTGATCGAACGGCACCCCGGCCCGCCAGGGTCGCCGCGGCACAAATCGTGGTCGCCCAATCTCTGCGGAGGCTCTACCGATTCCGCAAAACCGAGTTCGCGGATCACGATGGAAGTACAGATATTCGGCACCAAGAGCTGCAACGAGAGCAAGAAGGCGCTGCGGTTCTTCAAGGAGCGACGCGTCAAGACGCACTTCGTCGACCTGAAGGAGCGCGCCGCGGCCACGGGCGAGCTCAAGCGCTTCGCCGAGCGCTTCGGCGCGGAGGCGCTGCTGGACCGGCAGGGCAAGCGCTTCCGCGAGCGCGGCCTGCACGTGGCGCACGTGCCCGAGGCCAAGATCCTGCCTCTGCTGGTGGACGACCCGATGCTGCTGGTGACGCCGCTGGTGCGCGCCGGCAACCAACTGACCGTGGGCTGGGACGAAGCGAAATGGAAGCAGTGGA
This sequence is a window from Longimicrobium sp.. Protein-coding genes within it:
- a CDS encoding SDR family oxidoreductase, which encodes MFRDDLLAGKTVLVTGGGSGLGLSMSRKFAALGANVAITGRSAERLADAAGQISPGGERIFTHPCDVRDFAQVEQMAAAVTERFGGIDVLVNNAAGNFLSATEDLSPNGFNAIVQTVLNGTFHATLAVGRKMIEAGRGGSILNIVTTYAWTGSAFVVPSAAAKAGVLAMTRSLAVEWATYKIRSNAIAPGPFPTEGAWNALMPTPELEAEAKARIPMNRFGEHDELANLAAFLVSDGAPFINGEVVTIDGGEWIGSGGEFNGLTRMPRAMVKGALQAMRGK
- a CDS encoding arsenate reductase family protein, with the protein product MEVQIFGTKSCNESKKALRFFKERRVKTHFVDLKERAAATGELKRFAERFGAEALLDRQGKRFRERGLHVAHVPEAKILPLLVDDPMLLVTPLVRAGNQLTVGWDEAKWKQWITP
- a CDS encoding DUF4105 domain-containing protein, translated to MPIPRSWRAPLLAALLAVFSAPALRAQVTMVPDTGLTVVHLVMGQGKMVWEKFGHDAIWIHDPAAGTDRVYNYGVFDFASPGFMSRFIAGNLLYELGVSDIQNTLYQYEYFNRSVWGQELNLTAAQKRELQRLLEVNALPQNKDYLYDYYRDNCSTRIRDVVDRVIGGRLRAATEEVPTNTTYRWHSERLIAGDPVSYTGITGGLGPASDHKISRWEEMFLPFKVQERFREAKVLDEAGREVPLVKREWTLIEAQGRAAPLSKPPTWTPWFLVAGVLIGGALVAMGRAAPRSGLARMGFGAVSALWLLFAGVGGFVLVYLWAFTNHRIAYGNENMLQLSPLALPLILLVPCVAYGVRWAARPAWVLAAAVAALSVFGFVAQVLPWLDQRNAQMIALALPINLALAWTVRRLTRGAPSAR